In Penicillium psychrofluorescens genome assembly, chromosome: 5, a single window of DNA contains:
- a CDS encoding uncharacterized protein (ID:PFLUO_008071-T1.cds;~source:funannotate), whose product MATNGDFPDDDSQPGSPVLEATNQDFDDNLDQEKPLKSAMKKSSAPAVSQAPRPELPEQPNPDTLDFSTLTPLSPEVISRQASINVGTVGHVAHGKSTVVKAISEVQTVRFKNELERNITIKLGYANAKIYKCDNPACPRPTCYKSYRSDKEVDPACEREGCEGRYRLLRHISFVDCPGHDILMSTMLSGAAVMDAALLLIAGNEPCPQPQTSEHLAAIEIMKLSHIVILQNKVDLMREDAALQHYESIRKFIRGTVADGSPIIPISAQLKYNIDAVNESLVANIPVPMRDFSASPHMMVIRSFDVNKPGAEIDELKGGVAGGSILTGVLKLNDEIEIRPGLVTKDENGKIQCRSIFSRVVSLFAEHNDLKFAVPGGLIGVGTRVDPTLCRADRLVGFVLGHRGRLPAIYTEIEVNYFLLRRLLGVKTADGKQAKVAKLAKNEVLMINVGSTATGAKVLGVKADATKLSLTSPACTEVGEKIAISRRIEKHWRLIGWANIVAGNTLEPVSN is encoded by the exons ATGGCCACCAACGGCGACTTTCCCGATGACGACTCTCAGCCCGGGTCCCCCGTGCTCGAGGCCACCAACCAGGACTTTGACGACAACCTAGACCAGGAAAAGCCCCTCAAgtcggccatgaagaagtccTCGGCGCCTGCAGTGTCCCAGGCCCCGCGCCCAGAACTCCCCGAACAGCCCAACCCAGACACCCTCGACTTCTCAACATTGACGCCCTTGTCCCCCGAGGTGATCAGCCGCCAAGCCAGTATAAACGTTGGAACAGTAGGACATGTCGCTCA CGGCAAGTCGACGGTCGTCAAGGCCATCTCAGAGGTGCAGACCGTCCGTTTCAAGAACGAACTGGAGCGCAACATCACCATCAAGTTGGGTTATGCCAATGCCAAGATCTACAAGTGCGACAACCCCGCGTGCCCTCGGCCGACGTGCTACAAGAGCTACCGCAGTGACAAGGAGGTCGACCCAGCGTGTGAGCGGGAAGGATGTGAGGGACGGTACCGGCTGCTCCGACATATCTCCTTCGTGGACTGCCCCGGTCACGACATTCTG ATGTCTACCATGTTGTCTGGCGCCGCCGTCATGGACGCTGCCCTTCTTTTGATTGCCGGAAACGAACCTTGCCCGCAGCCCCAGACCTCGGAGCATCTTGCAGCCATTGAGATCATGAAGCTCAGCCACATTGTCATTCTGCAGAACAAGGTGGACTTGATGCGGGAGGATGCGGCCCTGCAGCACTACGAGTCGATTCGCAAATTCATTCGTGGTACCGTTGCCGATGGCTCGCCCATTATCCCTATCTCCGCGCAGCTGAAGTACAACATCGATGCCGTCAATGAGAGTTTGGTGGCGAATATCCCAGTCCCCATGCGGGATTTCTCTGCCTCGCCTCACATGATGGTTATCCGGTCGTTCGACGTGAACAAGCCCGGTGCCGAGATCGACGAGCTCAAGGGTGGTGTCGCTGGTGGCTCCATTCTGACTGGTGTACTCAAGCTGAACGATGAGATTGAAATCCGTCCTGGTCTCGtgaccaaggacgagaacgGCAAGATCCAGTGCCGCTCGATTTTCTCGCGCGTTGTGTCGCTCTTCGCCGAGCACAACGACTTGAAGTTCGCCGTGCCCGGTGGTCTGATTGGTGTTGGTACTCGGGTTGACCCTACGCTTTGCCGTGCCGATCGTCTGGTTGGTTTCGTGCTGGgccaccgcggccgcctGCCCGCCATCTACACGGAGATCGAGGTCAACTActtcctgctccgccgcctccttGGTGTTAAGACCGCCGACGGCAAGCAGGCCAAggtggccaagctggccaagaaCGAGGTTCTCATGATCAACGTCGGCAGTACCGCTACTGGCGCCAAGGTGCTGGGTGTCAAGGCCGATGCCACTAAGCTCAGTCTGACCAGCCCGGCCTGCACGGAGGTAGGTGAGAAGATTGCTATCAGTCGGAGAATCGAGAAGCACTGGCGTCTGATCGGGTGGGCCAACATTGTCGC TGGCAACACTCTGGAGCCCGTTTCAAACTAA
- a CDS encoding uncharacterized protein (ID:PFLUO_008072-T1.cds;~source:funannotate), with protein MVKRKRPDAAKDDKPATPSSKAIKATVTPTEAPDVALRLQIVTGSYERVLHGFTAGIPASCLGSAKPDPSSVQCVDSFLFEAHGSAIRCLALSPPPKATDTAEAPKVILASGGTDERINLYSLSAAPPAVNDEYPSVPTVAGNKILENPKNRELGSLLHHSASISALVFPSRSKLLAAAEDNTISVSKTRDWSVVSTIKAPGPKVQGRPSGDTAPPGAAPSGVNHFAVHPSMKLMLSVGKGERCMRLWNLVTGKKAGVLNFGREVLQGVKESRWSSGEGRRIAWNPDGENFAVAFEWGAVVFGIDSTPKCRVLPSPRSKLHQMKYIALGEDKTDELLAVSTEDGRVIFYSTKVLQKVDEDDESPIPYATAVAQIGGKQAGLPGRIKDFEILSLEGQSKEFRDNLLVVTGNSDGVVRIWKITGKELAAKPSADQIRQVGDLLTTYETGNRITCLASFIMLQAEDPSTLLDSEADEEEEEEAESSSDESDEE; from the exons ATGGTCAAGCGCAAGAGGCCCGACGCGGCCAAAGACGATAAACCCGCCACACCTTCGtccaaggccatcaaagCCACGGTCACCCCGACAGAAGCTCCCGATGTAGCTTTGCGCCTGCAGATCGTCACTGGTTCCTACGAGCGAGTCTTGCACGGATTCACAGCCGGCATTCCTGCCTCATGCTTGGGGTCTGCCAAACCGGACCCATCGTCGGTCCAATGCGTCGACTCGTTCCTGTTCGAGGCACATGGATCTGCCATCCGCTGTCTGGCGCTgtcaccaccacccaagGCCACGGACACTGCCGAAGCCCCCAAGGTCATCTTGGCCAGCGGGGGAACGGATGAGCGCATCAATCTCTACTCCCTGTCGGCCGCACCCCCCGCGGTGAACGACGAATATCCCTCGGTGCCGACCGTGGCCGGAAACAAAATTCTCGAAAACCCGAAGAACCGCGAACTGGGATCGCTGTTGCACCATTCGGCCAGCATCTCGGCCTTGGTTTTCCCGTCGCGCAGCAAACTGTTGGCTGCGGCGGAAGACAATACCATCTCAGTGTCCAAAACCCGCGATTGGTCGGTCGTCTCGACGATCAAGGCCCCGGGTCCCAAGGTGCAGGGCAGACCCAGTGGTGACACCGCGCCTCCCGGGGCGGCGCCGTCTGGAGTCAATCATTTTGCAGTGCACCCGAGCATGAAATTGATGCTGAGCGTGgggaaaggagagaggtgcATGCGGCTGTGGAATCTGGTcacgggcaagaaggccggTGTGTTGAATTTTGGGAGAGAGGTGCTACAGGGTGTCAAGGAGAGCAGATGGAGCagtggagaaggccggcggATTGCATGGAATCCCGATGGAGAGAATTTTGCCGTTGCCTTTGAATGGGGTGCGGTTGTGTTTGGAATC GACTCGACTCCAAAGTGCCGAGTCTTGCCCAGTCCCCGGAGCAAGCTGCACCAGATGAAATACATCGCCCTGGGAGAGGACAAGACGGACGAGCTGCTTGCCGTGTCCACGGAGGATGGCCGAGTGATCTTCTACTCGACCAAGGTGCTCCAAaaggtggatgaggatgatgagtCTCCGATCCCTTACGCGACTGCGGTGGCTCAGATTGGAGGGAAACAGGCTGGCCTTCCAGGACGCatcaaggactttgagatTTTGAGTCTGGAGGGGCAGTCGAAGGAATTCCGTGACAACCTCTTGGTGGTGACTGGCAACAGTGACGGGGTGGTGCGCATCTGGAAGATCACCGGCAAAGAGCTGGCGGCAAAACCATCCGCCGACCAGATTCGCCAGGTCGGAGATCTCTTGACGACCTATGAAACGGGCAATCGCATTACTTGCCTGGCATCTTTTATCATGCTGCAAGCCGAGGATCCATCCACTCTGCTGGACTCGGAggcggatgaagaggaagaggaagaggcagagtCAAGCAGcgacgagagcgacgaggaaTAG
- a CDS encoding uncharacterized protein (ID:PFLUO_008073-T1.cds;~source:funannotate), giving the protein MLRDELHAVVARRQAKLTELFYATVGVGATEGATGDSHYQQKEQAFLDANDLSKGRYFNESTLPPPSNPHLTRSASRKAAASTAAEIPVAPSPTADGLPVTATGTVAGEESPEVAPISADATGQKQPPASAVSPQVSQDLNVPTPSTAPSTRSPRAEPRAAETQDHDAAEIKTSPSGMKGAPTLEIPTDSLSRKKHNKRPSLTLGPAHTDQPLSPASSAGPYSNNTPIPVAASPDTSPAEEADVVGKIDHPSPRHDRSVKARASLVPSTPDEQLRMEEAQSLQHAADGGTSEADKDRMDVDEPRPDGAASTEPLSPTQRLPEDAEPAVDAMSEMQAAKRISPTQIGLSQPERMTTRVSSGAIRHKSVSEILGETPRVVTDKDSPDAIARMRFKDRKDREKERTRLSTVVFPKQTPSQMERSDSMDLAQRDSSDAIAKVNEEQDYLFTLFLNRAYAPPRGSNLNTLLGSAHKTLSTENHLLEYQEQMDCRTLRRIYALQNANRWPLRQMKRSAEPVRQGTHWDVVLDHMKWMRTDFREERKWKVAAAKSCADWCAEYVNSDEEHRALLRVNAKIPTPNSEAKEAGKTGAASPSEVPGDHPTPDLVPSAEEESVSDGFNDEPRHDLQDTVAPAAIFSLGLDEFNFSINMTPAAEKLLEELPVYAPIRIAPETSVPTFKAPPDSTWKTDLLPVSKFASTKISFHDDERPRKRSRYDYSQYDSESEHRVTEIPPEQTNVALFRPENKHIRDRIHPGHSFRPPTEHPMPSVGFFESRQSSQWTYAEDDELRRLVKEYSYNWSLISSCLTPSSLFTSGAERRTPWECFERWVGLEGLPAEMSKTQYFRAYHQRLETAQRTVLAQQQAAQQQQQQQSNNGQPQQPIRRRTTQPLRVDRRRSSKHLALLDAMRKLAKKRETMLQKQQHASHLASLRKANEANQPKPPISSPAEFSRLKYDREMKLQERQEQYRQQMIAQQRASLAAQRAGQVPNQQQPPQMMNAPNRNANGVPTNPANSGMTGGTPNGMANGMTPNASVNQGRPLPMQAMPAGAPVNGQMPPNAMAMKMMPQAQMPQAAGARPGMPMQTSPDNARVIREANRLQEQQRILQSRQQQQHPSLPQGQPQQTQQQFHGQQQFAPQGSHSPNMNMPNVNNGANNAAMMAALQAQGGMQSPSFHAGTPQGVSSPSPRINQPNPLSSGVVPTISTIQSQIQRSNPNLPADQVNKLATERLNQYQQQRMSQQAAMNAAAGSMNAAQANYQVPHDGNFQSPTPQSGLPNGNPAMQVPQNQGFSPMMRVPQTAQQSRVGVTSSPAMNGATQSSRSATPQTQRSGSSTQAGAVQGGSNKSPHPPPAQTASS; this is encoded by the exons ATGCTCCGTGACGAGCTGCATGCAGTCGTAGCTCGACGACAGGCCAAACTTACCGAGCTGTTTTACGCCACGGTGGGTGTGGGCGCGACCGAGGGCGCGACCGGGGACTCGCACTAccaacaaaaagaacaagcGTTCCTCGACGCCAACGACCTCTCCAA AGGTCGTTACTTCAACGAATCCACCCTGCCACCACCCTCGAATCCACATCTCACGCGTTCGGCAAGCAGGAAGGCCGCCGCATCGACCGCTGCTGAGATTCCAGTCGCTCCGTCGCCCACGGCCGATGGCCTTCCTGTGACCGCGACCGGAACCGTCGCGGGAGAAGAATCGCCTGAAGTCGCGCCAATCTCTGCGGACGCGACAGGACAGAAGCAACCGCCAGCGTCCGCGGTCAGTCCCCAAGTATCGCAGGATCTGAATGTACCGACTCCGTCGACCGCGCCGTCTACTCGGTCACCGCGCGCCGAGCCGAGAGCAGCTGAGACTCAGGATCACGATGCCGCGGAAATAAAGACCTCTCCCAGTGGAATGAAGGGCGCTCCAACGCTGGAGATTCCTACTGATTCTCTCTCGCGGAAGAAACACAACAAGCGGCCATCTCTGACCTTGGGACCTGCGCATACCGACCAACCACTTTCACCCGCCTCCTCCGCTGGACCCTACTCTAATAATACCCCTATTCCTGTTGCTGCATCGCCCGACACCAGCCCTGCAGAGGAAGCAGACGTCGTAGGAAAGATCGATCACCCGAGTCCTAGGCATGACCGATCTGTCAAAGCACGCGCGAGCTTGGTTCCTTCGACCCCGGATGAACAATTGCGCATGGAGGAGGCGCAGTCACTGCAGCATGCCGCTGATGGCGGAACAAGCGAGGCCGACAAAGATCGAATGGATGTCGATGAGCCTAGACCTGATGGAGCTGCTTCCACGGAGCCGCTATCGCCAACTCAGCGCTTGCCCGAAGATGCCGAGCCGGCTGTTGATGCCATGTCCGAGATGCAAGCGGCAAAGAGGATTTCGCCTACCCAAATCGGTCTCTCCCAGCCGGAACGCATGACCACACGTGTATCGTCAGGTGCCATTCGTCATAAATCTGTCTCCGAGATCCTCGGAGAGACCCCGAGAGTTGTGACGGACAAAGACTCCCCGGATGCCATTGCAAGGATGCGATTCAAGGATCGAAAAGATCGAGAAAAGGAGCGGACCCGGCTTTCAACCGTTGTCTTCCCGAAGCAGACACCATCCCAAATGGAAAGATCTGATTCTATGGACCTTGCCCAGCGAGATTCCAGCGATGCGATTGCGAAGGTGAACGAGGAGCAAGACTACCTGTTCACTTTGTTCTTGAATCGCGCCTATGCTCCGCCTCGGGGTTCGAACCTGAATACACTATTGGGCTCTGCCCACAAGACGCTGAGCACGGAAAACCATTTGCTGGAGTaccaggagcagatggacTGCCGCACCTTGCGGCGCATTTATGCCCTTCAAAATGCCAACCGATGGCCCCTGCGACAAATGAAACGATCTGCCGAGCCTGTCCGCCAGGGCACGCATTGGGATGTTGTCTTGGATCACATGAAGTGGATGCGAACCGACTTCCGtgaggaaagaaagtggaaAGTTGCTGCGGCCAAAAGCTGCGCCGACTGGTGTGCGGAGTATGTCAACAGTGACGAGGAACACCGTGCTCTCCTTCGCGTGAACGCGAAGATTCCAACCCCCAACTCCGAAGCGAAGGAGGCCGGCAAGACAGGCGCAGCCTCCCCATCAGAGGTACCCGGCGACCACCCTACTCCCGATCTCGTCCcgtccgccgaggaggaatcGGTCAGCGATGGCTTCAACGATGAGCCACGACACGACCTTCAAGATACTGTCGCCCCGGCGGCTATCTTTTCCCTCGGGTTGGATGAGTTCAACTTTTCCATCAACATGACTCCTGCTGCTGAGAAACTATTGGAAGAACTGCCGGTGTACGCTCCTATCCGGATCGCTCCGGAGACAAGTGTGCCGACATTCAAAGCACCTCCAGATTCGACTTGGAAGACCGATCTTCTTCCCGTCTCCAAATTTGCGAGTACCAAGATCAGCTTCCATGACGATGAACGGCCCCGAAAGCGAAGCAGATACGATTATTCCCAATATGATTCTGAATCGGAGCATCGTGTTACCGAGATACCCCCGGAACAGACCAATGTTGCGCTCTTTAGACCGGAGAACAAGCACATTCGTGATCGAATTCACCCTGGCCATTCGTTCCGCCCTCCGACTGAACATCCCATGCCGTCAGTTGGGTTCTTTGAATCTCGACAGTCATCGCAATGGACCTAtgccgaggacgatgagtTGCGCCGTCTGGTCAAAGAGTATTCCTACAATTGGTCTCTTATCTCAAGCTGTCTGACACCGTCTTCTCTGTTCACATCTGGGGCTGAGAGGCGCACTCCATGGGAGTGCTTTGAGCGCTGGGTGGGACTGGAAGGTCTTCCTGCGGAGATGTCCAAGACTCAATACTTCCGGGCCTACCACCAGCGACTGGAAACGGCACAGCGCACTGTTCTGGCGCAACAGCAAGCCgctcaacagcagcaacagcaacagaGCAATAATGGTCAGCCGCAACAACCGATTCGGCGCAGAACGACGCAGCCTCTTCGGGTCGACCGGAGAAGATCTTCAAAACATCTCGCCTTGCTTGATGCTATGCGGAAGCTGGCTAAGAAGCGGGAGACGATGCTTCAAAAGCAACAACACG CATCCCACTTGGCTTCGCTCCGAAAGGCCAATGAGGCGAACCAGCCCAAGCCTCCGATCTCGTCTCCGGCTGAATTCAGTCGACTCAAGTACGATCGGGAGATGAAGCTgcaagaaaggcaagaaCAATACCGACAGCAGATGATCGCTCAGCAACGGGCTAGTCTTGCTGCTCAGCGTGCTGGTCAAGTCCCcaatcagcagcagccgccgcaaATGATGAATGCTCCCAATCGGAATGCCAACGGCGTGCCCACCAATCCCGCCAACTCTGGCATGACCGGTGGCACTCCAAATGGAATGGCCAACGGCATGACTCCCAATGCTAGCGTGAACCAAGGTCGCCCTCTTCCAATGCAGGCGATGCCCGCTGGAGCCCCGGTTAATGGCCAAATGCCTCCGAATGCCAtggcaatgaagatgatgccaCAGGCTCAGATGCCGCAAGCCGCGGGCGCCAGACCTGGAATGCCGATGCAGACGTCTCCAGACAACGCTCGGGTCATCCGCGAAGCAAACCGactgcaggagcagcagcgtATCTTGCAGTCTcgacagcagcaacagcaccCCTCACTTCCCCAAGGCCAACCCCAGCAGACACAGCAACAGTTCCACGGCCAACAGCAGTTCGCACCCCAAGGTTCGCACTCACCGAACATGAACATGCCCAATGTCAACAACGGCGCCAACAACGCTGCCATGATGGCCGCGCTCCAGGCACAGGGAGGAATGCAAAGCCCATCGTTCCACGCCGGTACGCCGCAGGGCGTGTCCAGCCCGTCACCCCGGATCAACCAGCCCAATCCGCTTTCCAGCGGCGTCGTTCCAACCATCAGCACCATCCAAAGCCAGATTCAACGAAGCAACCCGAACCTGCCCGCCGACCAGGTCAACAAACTGGCCACAGAGCGCCTCAACCaataccagcagcagcgaaTGTCTCAACAAGCGGCCATGAACGCTGCCGCCGGCAGCATGAACGCCGCCCAGGCCAACTACCAAGTCCCGCATGACGGCAACTTCCAGAGCCCGACGCCGCAGTCCGGCCTGCCGAACGGCAATCCCGCAATGCAGGTGCCCCAGAACCAAGGCTTCTCGCCCATGATGCGCGTTCCGCAGACCGCTCAGCAGAGCCGTGTCGGCGTCACTAGCTCTCCGGCTATGAATGGCGCCACCCAGTCTAGTCGCAGCGCAACGCCGCAGACTCAGcgcagtggcagcagcacTCAGGCGGGAGCTGTCCAGGGGGGCTCGAACAAAAGCCCGCATCCCCCGCCAGCCCAGACGGCCAGCAGCTGA
- a CDS encoding uncharacterized protein (ID:PFLUO_008074-T1.cds;~source:funannotate): MGRQAYLNRLALGRSPYDAPDYGAVDPSSTVRRISSIHADDYMQQYDHRGHPINPESKVLGRGLRRAKNDILSTMGIVVSGEDRNTRIPNEQQKINQIATENDFGLVMTTLDQLFVFFGTWWTTSLTARIMTYRHYTHAALLDVIRAERGSTGVAGFYFAGIPAWAVSSGFTIAREAPLKRTFTSFRDYLLAKTGDGSPSLIVRSVFGVAYTAARTSVLMFSVETYMYSLLQSLSLVAPNSLPSLRLFIPFGAESLIQLPPLPTEFSFHSISASLTGLLTSPAVLVFLCAYYLRPELEERIYRLIRRRLPKPVLADELSVRVAFEENLIEWVVPTLGRRSEEESRRAKLTFLEDVQCELAAFRGWLFSWFGLRSSHAPAQQTIEPARDERIESLRNSIEALQNELDGAQSRNHTTERGPDELLERNLAATPSHVVDIMRPDLPDAAQALQSDVVTTTLAMNQVLTNENRMSQSPGEMSSDYFSEMATLGQSSALSTSSNPHDQPTPLDVLHGEGAAMDRQNSRSNTLFSHPSSPETSPPTSPRVRASLIHQSSDIITMQLELLGNRNRNAQPQTRSQDHLPVRPSTDGPSRPPSTTVDRRSIAEFLDALISSQHHTTLNPQNAVVNQSVAADSGALTDVVAEPDPPMPETQPPHPLPDAAVTDHPALEPTADAPVPSTTANILPDGVEEPNDDNGDESHTHSPPAPGPDLHQNADIEELDALMDQPPLTSATTLPFPAQSFLNPSSLVHRVTLLSAHPVDSLASHLAAMLSIILLSPLESLALRSLAHSYLASTHRSSLSSAIQLADLHPLGLWFGASSWTNALAYTGRLVLMRGMQAALRAGVWGFLVGSTMRIGRSFCGWGML; encoded by the exons ATGGGCCGACAAGCCTACCTGAACCGGCTCGCTCTG GGCCGGTCCCCGTACGATGCCCCCGACTACGGCGCGGTTGATCCCTCGAGCACGGTGCGACGAATCTCCAGCATCCACGCCGACGACTACATGCAACAGTATGACCACCGCGGCCACCCTATCAACCCCGAGTCCAAAGTCCTCGGACGGGGCCTGCGGAGAGCCAAGAATGACATCCTCTCCACGATGGGGATCGTGGTGAGCGGGGAGGACCGGAATACCAGGATCCCCAATGAACAGCAGAAGATCAACCAGATCGCTACCGAGAATGACTTCGGCTTGGTCATGACCACCCTGGACCAGCTGTTCGTCTTCTTCGGCACCTGGTGGACTACGTCGCTCACAGCTCGCATTATG ACATATAGACACTATACCCATGCTGCCCTGCTGGATGTCATCCGCGCCGAACGCGGGTCTACAGGGGTGGCCGGTTTCTATTTTGCCGGAATCCCTGCCTGGGCAGTATCCAGTGGTTTCACTATTGCCCGTGAAGCCCCATTGAAGCGGACCTTTACTTCTTTCCGAGATTACCTCCTGGCGAAGACAGGCGATGGCAGCCCGTCTCTCATCGTCCGTTCGGTATTCGGAGTTGCGTACACAGC TGCGAGGACCTCGGTGCTCATGTTTTCCGTGGAAACCTACATGTACTCCTTGCTCCAGTCACTCTCGCTCGTGGCACCGAACTCTCTCCCCAGTCTTCGCCTCTTTATCCCCTTTGGTGCCGAGTCCCTAATTCAGCTGCCACCCCTCCCGACAGaattctccttccactccatAAGTGCCTCGCTGACGGGTCTCTTGACCTCTCCTGCGGTCCTCGTGTTTTTATGTGCATATTACCTGCGCCCGGAGCTCGAAGAGCGTATTTACAGGTTGATCCGTCGAAGGCTGCCAAAACCTGTCCTCGCAGATGAGCTTTCGGTTCGTGTCGCTTTTGAAGAGAACCTCATTGAGTGGGTGGTGCCTACGCTTGGACGAAGgtcggaagaagaaagtcgGCGTGCCAAACTTACATTCCTCGAGGATGTCCAGTGCGAGCTGGCCGCTTTTCGGGGATGGCTTTTCTCGTGGTTTGGTCTTCGATCAAGCCACGCGCCAGCTCAGCAAACCATCGAACCTGCCAGAGATGAGAGGATCGAAAGTCTTCGCAACTCCATCGAAGCCCTGCAGAATGAGCTCGACGGGGCGCAGTCGCGCAATCACACGACCGAGCGCGGACCGGATGAGCTCCTGGAAAGGAATTTAGCGGCCACTCCTTCTCACGTCGTCGATATTATGCGGCCAGACTTGCCGGATGCCGCGCAAGCCTTGCAGTCCGATGTGGTCACCACCACACTCGCCATGAACCAGGTGCTCACGAACGAGAACCGAATGTCGCAGTCTCCGGGAGAGATGAGCAGTGACTACTTTTCCGAAATGGCCACTCTAGGACAGTCGAGTGCCCTCTCGACCTCTTCCAATCCGCACGACCAGCCGACACCTCTAGATGTACTGCACGGCGAGGGAGCAGCCATGGACCGGCAGAATTCACGGTCAAACACCCTATTCTCGCACCCGTCGTCCCCAGAGACATCTCCGCCAACCTCGCCCCGTGTGCGGGCATCACTGATTCATCAAAGCTCCGACATCATCACAATGCagctcgagctgctgggcaACCGCAACCGCAATGCGCAACCCCAAACCCGGAGCCAGGACCACTTGCCTGTCCGACCTAGCACTGATGGCCCTTCTCGGCCACCCTCGACGACCGTCGACCGCAGATCGATCGCTGAGTTTCTGGATGCCTTGATCTCGAGCCAGCATCACACGACGTTGAACCCCCAGAACGCAGTAGTGAACCAGTCTGTTGCCGCAGACAGCGGCGCCCTTACCGACGTTGTTGCCGAGCCTGATCCCCCCATGCCTGAAACTCAACCTCCGCATCCCCTCCCAGATGCCGCAGTCACCGACCATCCAGCTCTCGAGCCCACCGCCGACGCCCCGGTCCCCAGCACCACCGCGAACATCCTGCCCGACGGCGTGGAGGAGCCAAACGACGACAACGGCGACGAATCCCACACCCACTCACCCCCAGCCCCAGGCCCGGATCTCCACCAAAACGCAGACATAGAAGAACTGGACGCCCTCATGGACCAGCCACCACTCACATCCGCCACAACACTCCCATTCCCCGCACAATCGTTCCTAAACCCATCATCCCTCGTACACAGAGTCACCCTCCTCTCCGCACACCCGGTCGACTCGCTCGCCTCCCACCTCGCCGCAATGCTAAGCATCATTCTGCTCTCCCCGCTGGAATCCCTCGCCCTCCGCTCCCTAGCACACTCCTACCTCGCCTCCACGCACCGCTCTTCCCTTTCATCCGCCAtccagctcgccgacctCCATCCGCTGGGCCTGTGGTTCGGCGCAAGCTCGTGGACCAATGCATTGGCTTACACGGGGCGTCTTGTCCTGATGCGTGGCATGCAGGCTGCGCTCAGGGCGGGCGTGTGGGGATTCCTTGTGGGCTCGACGATGAGGATTGGGAGGAGTTTTTGTGGGTGGGGGATGTTGTGA
- a CDS encoding uncharacterized protein (ID:PFLUO_008075-T1.cds;~source:funannotate) — translation MGYTLVSIGPRFLYRVLHANTLLRRNMVITNASMDPDTWIGLNLSVSADDMFPFLYPADLCNVGSFDELWSVLPSLEQPNLGWTAKAVEQSRQDPYFEYVISESYYDQEWEWGYAIWDGERLRQWGAPLLQDEK, via the exons ATGGGAT ATACCCTGGTCTCCATCGGGCCAAGGTTCCTCTACCGCGTTCTGCACGCGAACACCCTCCTTCGGCGCAACATGGTCATTACAAACGCAAGCATGGACCCGGACACGTGGATTGGACTGAACTTAAGCGTATCCGCGGACGATATGTTTCCTTTTCTTTACCCTGCTGATCTGTGCAATGTGGGCAGTTTCGACGAGTTGTGGTCTGTTCTACCCTCTCTCGAACAGCCTAATCTGGGATGGACAGCGAAAGCGGTGGAGCAATCCAGACAGGACCCGTATTTTGAGTACGTGATTTCCGAGAGCTATTACGATCAAGAATGGGAGTGGGGGTATGCTATCTGGGACGGCGAGAGGCTGAGGCAATGGGGTGCGCCTTTACTCCAAGACGAGAAATAA